Genomic DNA from Solanum stenotomum isolate F172 unplaced genomic scaffold, ASM1918654v1 scaffold6611, whole genome shotgun sequence:
tcgattttttttttataaccatcAAATACcatatcaaatattaaaatgtaaaaaatacataccaaatatcataaaactCAAACcatgattttaaatatttcgATTTTGATAGTTACTATACCATGCCCACCGCTATTTCTAGCtatgtaattttcaaattaaattgtCATAGGttgttgtgaaaaaaaaaatgtgtaaaataataatttataataattgagAGGGAAAATTATGTTTAAGCCCTTACATTAATTAGTGTTATTGCTAGTTTGGCAACATGTTGCCTAAAAAGAAATTTAACAAGCATATTTCTAGTGTTAAACATTTTTAAGGTCATTTtaacagaaaaaaaaagttttatgtTTCAAACAcctcaaaagttatttatttttggctttaTCATTTCTATTAAAACAAAttacagtatatatatatatatatccaacaCTAAAAGAGtctaatatatataaagtatttctccattcatttttagttgtttgCACGAGGCAAGCCTTATGCGATAGGCTCGACTCAAAAGGCATTGAGGGGGGATCAATCTTGGATCATCCGTGTGGATAACCATCCTCCAAACTAACTGAGTCATCCCGAAGGACTATATGTCCAATACTACATGTTCagtttatttaattaatgaatgatttattatattgtatctattttatctctattattaaatactagtatttatttttcaatttttagacgACTTATATTTAATAAGGGTGATTTGGTAAATTTATTCAAATCATTTACTGTTTCTTAATTCTGGTGTTGGACAACTATTATTTGACAAGAGCTAGTAATAAacaaattttccaaaatttgttttgctctgttattttctttttttcttcttctttctattttgaaccgatgaaaaaatagaaaggtaaaaaaaaagcTCCTTGAGAGAAATGGTGTTTTCTGCAATTAAGCAGGTACAGTGCTCCATAGTTAAATCTCAATCAAAGTACACTCCGTACAAAGTATGTCCCCCCTTAAAGAATCCCTAGTCATATTTTTCTATTCCTGTGTCCCTACAATCTTGGAGCGAGCAAGCATGGGGTCAGTCATATATAATTGTCGCCTTTCGAAACCCTAGGTGACGATTCTTCTCAACCACTCATTCAATATACTATTTTGACTGTACTGCTCATCGTATACTCTGCAATTTGTTTAATTGCTTATTTGTGTGGATCAAATTTATGGGGTCAGTCATATATAATAGGAAAATGAACATTTTCTAATCTAGGGTTACTGAATGTcgcaaaaattaaaaataaataagtcatGGTCTGCTTTTTCTTGTGATTTCCCCCTTATTGCAGTTCCAAAGCATAAACTAATGTAGAGCTTCaatttgaataatttgaaaaaaaaattagatttatcttttttatacTCTTtacgtcccattttatatgatgaaGTATGTCTgggcatggagtttaagaaagaaagaattttgaaacttgtgatttaaaaatttgacaaagGAAGAGCTAACTTTGCTTTTGttaccattaaaaaaaatttaataatggATGTATTGGTAGTCTGCACGCAGTGATTTAAGATTATAGATCCGGATTATGAAGCCTTGTTCTATGGGGTGTTGCCAAAAATTCAGGGGCGGAGGGAGAGTGTTGGCTATGGGTTTGGCTGAATCCCGTAGCTTTGGTTCAATGTCTCATTGAGGACGTGTGAATAACATTGAGGTTTAGAGCATGGAAAACTCCGATCCCCAGTATGTGCAACGTTGAAATGGCTCCTCATTTGATTGTGCCAAAGggatataaaagaaagaagtgGCTTTCGATAGATTGTTGGTCAAGAAGTTTTACTCTGTGCGAGTTTAAGTCTACCTTGTCACATTTTAGCAAATTCTATCATCATAATATACACATATCAAGAAGTATATGTTGGATGCGACACAATCATCTTagacaattttttctttatcttttaagCATATGTGTGTGTTACATATACCCTCTGGCAGATATGTTCATTTCTTTTGCTATTGTGCAATTTTGTAGGTCTACATTTTCATCTTAACATTAGCATTATATTGGATTTATATTGTGAATATGTTGGGCCTTACAGGTCTGACGTTTATTTTAGATGAATTCCTGGCATCATAACCATTTTATAGAACTCGTTTTTCATTTGATAGACCATGGTAGAAACACACTACTACTAGAGCTATCATGCGACAACACTTTGTTGAGAAAAATCACAAATAAGTATATATGcaaataagtgttttttttttagaaataatgctTGTGTGTATATTATAAGCTGACACCacttgaaaataaaacaaaaacatcaATTTGAGACAAGTAATATAGAACAGTCCACCCAAACCCACATACAAGCTGAGTTCTGATAGTATGCCGACACCACTTGTGCAAAATCTTGTGCATTGGTAATCCTATCACATAGTGTTCTCGTAGTAACTCCTCCATCTCATGAGTCATCCttcttaacttttcttttttgaaagtaaaaaaattaataaattaagaagGATGACTGAGATGAAAGAGGTGCTACAACAACACTACGTAATCATAGAATACCTATAATTCTATGTGTCACATTTTCTTATATCACTGCAAACTTTCTAAGTCaaacaaattattaatatatcttCCAAAATATCCAATTGAACTTTCTATGTCTAGGATCTCTTTGATTGTTGACTACCTTTAGCTACTCTTAGTTTCCATATTACATAAAGTTATGGAAGAAACTACTGCAATGTCTCATTTTTAAGGTAAAACCTCTTGTGGAAAATCAAATGTGCTCCACAAGCATTAGCATATCTTCGTTGTTTTTGACTTTGAGAAACTCTTGTCAACTTTTGGATAGCAAGAGTCTTCTAAATCCTAGTATATTTTATCCATGGAAAAACTTTTGTGAGCCTAGGAAAGTTTACATTGTGGACCCTAAAGCCAATTGTTAAATGGACTAGAATTTTCTGTTATCTTTAGTCTTATTTTAAGAGAAGATTTGGTAAGTTTCCTAGCATTTTTCGTCTTTTCACTTTTACCGAAACTTGGCATGTGGATAAATTTAAGTTGCAATGAAGTAAAATtagaaatgaagaaagaaaagcttaaattagaaaaacaaaaaagaggacAAGCTATTTAACCTATTATAATGTAAGATTGGAcaagacaaaaagaaaagaggagcTACTTGAAGATTCCTGTGTCTTTTGCTACAACTTTAGTGGTTGAAGTCGAAATTTTCATTTGTTGGATACAGGAATGCACTTTATAATCCAACCGATAGGCCATGACAATGATGAAATCCCTATGCATGCAGCCCATTGCGTCCAGTTCAGCCTTTCAGTATCAGCAAACCTCCTCAGGAATTCAACCATAATTACCTGGAGAACTATTGTCACTCCCACTATCCCAACAAATAGTCTATTCTTCAGTATTCCATGGAATATgtttttcttctccaaattccTTGCATTGAACTCGTTAAAAACTTGACACAGAACGAAAGTATTGAATATCAAGGTGTCTTTTACCTTCTTATTCACATGAAATATGGCACTTCCTTTGAACTGCAGGATCAATAGCACCGTTACCTGATACAAGGCTTGAGCAAGGAGATTCCTCCACATCACTCCAGTTATCAGTGGTTTAGTTCGTCCAATTGGTTTCTTGTCCATTAGATCGCTACTGGGTCGTTCAGTTGCCAAAGCTAAGGCCCCCAGAGTATCCATTATGAGATTGACCCACAGAAGTTGGACTGCTGTCAGAGGGACTTCTCCAGATGAAGCAGCAGCAACAAAGTTGATAACAAGGGCAGCAACATTTACTGTGAGTTGAAATTGAATaaacttttgaatgttattataCACGCACCTTCCCCACTTCAAGACTGTGACCACTGTAGTGAAATTGTCGTCCAAGATAACTATATCAGAGCTCTCCTTTGCGACTTCTGTGCCTTGGATCCCCATGGAAAGTCCAATATCTGCTGCTTTTAGGGCAGGAGCATCATTTGTTCCATCACCTGTTACCGCTACAACATGGCCTTTCTGCTTCAAGCATTCAACCATCAAAAGCTTGTCAAATGGTGAAGACCTTGCCATCACTCgtattttttcaacaatctcCATTCTCTCTTCTTGTGAATAATTCCTGAATGCCGGTCCTTCAATAACTGCAATGTTCAGGTCTTCACCTGGTTGGAGTATTCCACATTCAAAAGCTATTGATTTAGCTGTAAACACATTGTCCCCAGTAATCATTTTGATGCTAACACCAGCAGCCCTGCAAGATTCTACTGCCCCTTTAACACCAGGCCTACATGGGTCCTTTAGACCCACCAGACCCAGTAAGGTTAGTTCAGTTTCTTCAAGAGCTTGATTTTTTGCATTGCTTTCTTTGTAAGCAAATGCAATACATCGCAAGCTTTTGCTTGCcatatattcaattttcaagtcaagttcttttctttcttcatgaTCTATAGGTGCAATTTTTCCACTTTTTACGTAATAAGTGGAGCACATAGCTAGAATCATCTCAGCAGCACCTTTCCAATGTGTGTGAACTTTTCCCGTACTATTTTTTGTTACTAGTACCccacttcttttcttttgtgaattgaAAACTTCAACATGGAGGATTTGATACTTTTGCTTTAATTCATTAAAGTTCACTAGTAAACTGGTCAGGGCCCATGATAGAATCGCTTTCTCGGTAGGGCCTCCACAGATTTCTGGAGGACCTGAAGGTGTTGTATAAACATCACCAGTAGTATTCAAGCAAGCAGCCTCTTGTAGCAATTGAACAACATCAGGTGCTAGCTGTGATGTTGTCATAATCATTTCTGTTCCCAAGAAAAATTCAGTTACCTGCAAAGGTGAATTCAGAATTTAACTTTAATGAGTTCTATGTTCAAGTTCTTACTGTTTCATTGCAATTTTAAAAGTATGAGTTTagaatttaatatttgttgaaaGTTTACAACTAATTTTCAACATATATTTATGCTCCATATTGAAACTTGTGGGTTCAGTTGAACCCAGTAAACTAGGCTGCATCCACCTTGAGTTACGCACCTGCATCTGGTTTAAGGTGAGAGTGCCAGTTTTGTCTGTGCAGATTGTGGTTGCTGATCCCATTGTCTCGCAGGCAGATAGCTTGCGGACCATTGCATGATCTAGCATCATTCTTCTCATAGAGTATGCCAAAGTTAGTGTGACAGCCAATGGCAAACCTTCTGGAATTGCAACCACTATGATGGTTACGGCTGCCGCAATTATACGAATCAAGGAATTCATTATATCATCTGCTTTGGTTTTGCTACCTACAAACTCCTTCTGTCCACTTTCATTTTCAGTATGTCCCGTGAAGTAACGGATCATTAAGGTGACTAGAACAAGAAAAGCCACTAACAGACCAACATTTCCGATatatttagtaagtttatttaACCGATTTTGCAGTGGCGTTTGTTCATTCTTGTCATCAGTTATTGTGCACATCATTTGACCCCATGCATTATTTGCACCTACCGACGTTACAAGCATGTGTCCATATCCGTCCATTACCTTTGTTCCGCAGACCAAAAATGGGTTTTGTGTCTCGTTGATTTGAACGTGATCACTTTCACCTGCAGAAGTAGatccaaaatatatatacatttaatgACTTCAAAATTCTGAGTTCTTTAAAATATAGGTTCAAAACTGAACTTTTATACTACTTTTTGGCGTctctctcttttatatatattgtttatactGAAAATGATATCTAGGTCTGTCTCTATTTACCTGTCATGCTGGACTCATCTACTTGCAGTGAGTGGCCATCCAAGAAGAGTCCATCGGCTGGAATTTGATCTCCAATTTTGAGACACACAACATCGCCCACAACAATATCAAAGATCGATACTTCCTGTCTACGTCCTTCTCTCATTACTTCCACTTTTATATCTTTACTCTCTTCCGAAAGCTTCAGAAACTGTCTGCTTTGTTTGAAGTTACTGATAGAAGAGACTGCAAGGACAAGAATAACTGCAACGATGATACTTCCGCCATCATACCACCCTTCCTTAGGTCCATGCTGTTTAATCCCAAAGCCAAGGGATAAAACAGCACATACCAGAAGGATGATAATGGTGGTGTCATTGAAACCTTCAACTacaaaactcaagaaactcTTGGCTTGTGGCTTGTCATAAATGTTGGAACCAAAAGTAACCTTCCTTTGTTCTACTCCATTCTCATGCATTCTTATACCTTCTTTCTGGTCCGATCCAAGAATTACTACGACTTGTAGCACTCCTCCGAATTGAACGAGGCCATTGA
This window encodes:
- the LOC125852892 gene encoding putative calcium-transporting ATPase 13, plasma membrane-type; its protein translation is MAIHTSEHSDTIMFLSNERDSYLGKPHKRLQLVFRAIYFVAFLNKKRIDRNTLVLSQLVRDRSYIINIESINDHEKQLFHGINKEALAKLVREKDFNGLVQFGGVLQVVVILGSDQKEGIRMHENGVEQRKVTFGSNIYDKPQAKSFLSFVVEGFNDTTIIILLVCAVLSLGFGIKQHGPKEGWYDGGSIIVAVILVLAVSSISNFKQSRQFLKLSEESKDIKVEVMREGRRQEVSIFDIVVGDVVCLKIGDQIPADGLFLDGHSLQVDESSMTGESDHVQINETQNPFLVCGTKVMDGYGHMLVTSVGANNAWGQMMCTITDDKNEQTPLQNRLNKLTKYIGNVGLLVAFLVLVTLMIRYFTGHTENESGQKEFVGSKTKADDIMNSLIRIIAAAVTIIVVAIPEGLPLAVTLTLAYSMRRMMLDHAMVRKLSACETMGSATTICTDKTGTLTLNQMQVTEFFLGTEMIMTTSQLAPDVVQLLQEAACLNTTGDVYTTPSGPPEICGGPTEKAILSWALTSLLVNFNELKQKYQILHVEVFNSQKKRSGVLVTKNSTGKVHTHWKGAAEMILAMCSTYYVKSGKIAPIDHEERKELDLKIEYMASKSLRCIAFAYKESNAKNQALEETELTLLGLVGLKDPCRPGVKGAVESCRAAGVSIKMITGDNVFTAKSIAFECGILQPGEDLNIAVIEGPAFRNYSQEERMEIVEKIRVMARSSPFDKLLMVECLKQKGHVVAVTGDGTNDAPALKAADIGLSMGIQGTEVAKESSDIVILDDNFTTVVTVLKWGRCVYNNIQKFIQFQLTVNVAALVINFVAAASSGEVPLTAVQLLWVNLIMDTLGALALATERPSSDLMDKKPIGRTKPLITGVMWRNLLAQALYQVTVLLILQFKGSAIFHVNKKVKDTLIFNTFVLCQVFNEFNARNLEKKNIFHGILKNRLFVGIVGVTIVLQVIMVEFLRRFADTERLNWTQWAACIGISSLSWPIGWIIKCIPVSNK